The DNA region AAAAAAGGCGCATTCACCGGAGCGCACGAGAATCAGAGCGGACTTGTCAAACAAGCCGATGGCGGTACTCTGTTTCTCGATGAAATAGGCGAACTTCCCCTCTCTATTCAGAAAAGTTTTCTCAGAGTCCTTGAAGACCATTCGTTCATGCCGATAGGCAGCAGCAATCATATAATAAGTGACTTCAGGCTTATCGCGGCTACGAACCGGAACCTCGAAGAAATGGTAAGGAGCGACATGTTCAGAGAGGATCTGCTTTACCGGATCAGAGCGTTCGTTATTGAAATCCCGCCACTGAGAGAGAGAAAAAGCGATATTATCAATATATGCTTTCACTATACCCGAAAGATTTGTGAACAATCAGGGATCGATATAAAAGGTTTTTCCCCCGAGTTTTTCGAGATTCTCATGTCATACGACTGGCCGGGCAATGTCCGCGAGCTGGTCCATATGATCGAAACGGCTATCACCGCCGCCCAGACCGAACCGATACTCCATACCTGGCACCTTCCAGTTGCCCTGCGGGCACAAATCGCCAGCGATTCCATGAAACATTCCGGAAAAACGGTATCACCTGAAACGTCTGTATCCGGGGATTTCCCGCCCATGAGAGAAGTTCTCGAATTAACCGAAAAACAGTATATCCAGAATCTTCTTCGATTTACCCGGGGGAACAGGACGGTGGCATGCAGAATATCGGGTCTTTCACGAACCAGCCTTTTTATCCGTATGAAGCACCACAATATCACCTGATCTTCCCGATAACCATCTCTTCATTTTTTTTAAAATACTCCCCGGTATTACGTATTGTGAACAGTGTTCCGAATACAGAACATGTCCGCCCTCCTGAATACGAACAGACCCAACATCGATATAACTTCTTGTTATACCGTATTTTACTTTGCCAGTTGTATTGATCCGATATGGGTTCATTAGCACACATTTTTAAGGACCTTTATGACAGTTTATGTCAGAAATGTTTTGGTAAAAAATCGTTATATATTATTTTATCATAAATTTATGTTTGTACTGATTTTCAGACTATTTGTTACTATTTTTCGATGAATTGTAGAATTTGTGTAAATAATGGGAATGCATATGGTTACGCTGATTTTATTAAAAAAGAATAACTTATGAATATTTTAGTGTTTCTGCTTGACATACAGGAGGTCACTGGTTCAATTCCAACAGGTAATAACTCAGGAGTATTAAGAGATTGCGATATATTTTAATCTCTCTTCGAGTGTGCCAGTTTGTGCCAGAAATGGTGTGAAATAGAAGAAATTGTGGGAATGGTGAACTTTTTAAGGAATTTTTATAAATGCAGAGGCCATGACGTATTAGGTTTATTATTAGTGATTTGCGATGGTTGCTGAATCATTGCTCAATTGTGACTGGCAGTCAGGAGGTCGCGAGTTCGATCCTCGCTAGCTCCACCAAATTTCGTTTTTCACGGAAATCGTCTTTTCGCTGTATCTTCTTTTAATCCCCTGCCTCCCGATATTTCTAATAATATTAAAGGATTCCTTGAGTTTATAAATAAACTCCCCATCTTTCCAGATCAGGTTCGAAAATACGATCTTTATTATTGCTTCGGTGGTTAAACAGTGACATAAGATTGTGTCATGTCGAACTTGTTTCGGCATCTATTCCAAATATCAGTATCATTATTTATTCGCCGGAGCAGTAATTTGCGTTTTTCTTCAGCATTCCGGCTCCAATGCGAGGGGATCAATCTCATTTTCCCGGAATATTTGATATTATGTATCGTGAACCATCCCTTTACATACCGGCATTATGCCTCACCAATTTTCCCGGTGATTTCCATCCGTGGACTCCTATAAAGGGGGAATATCGAAAGCTTGTTTAAATCAAGGAAGGGAGCGTAGAAAAGGATACGGAGTAGGCAACCGGAAAGCCAACAAATCTGATTATCTATCTATGGGATGTATAATGGGTATTTCGGTATTCAGGCAACAGCAGATCAAATCATATAAAAAAATAAACACATCCAAAGCTCTTAAGCCGCACACTTTTTCTGATTCTTAACTGTATATCTTCACACCGACCTTTTCGGCAGTTCTTTCAATAAATGCCTTGGCCTCGGGATATTCCTCATCCTTTCCAAACTCCAGCATGAGTACCCGTGTCCTTTTCATCCGGCTCATCCTCACGAGGTATGTTTCATAATCCTGGACACCCTTGCCTGCGACTATCATATCGAGGTGAACAAGCATCCCCCGACCCATTACGGTGTCTTTGGCGTGACAGTTGGCAATATTCTCGCCAAGCATGTCAAAACACCGGTTGAGCATCTCGGTGGAATGGAAATAGTTCGCGACCGTAAACATGTTCGCGCTGTCGAGCGCAACCTGACAGCGGGGGTCGCCAACATCTTCTATGAGCCGTAAGTGGGCTTCCGGGCCGTCGAGAGGCGTAGTGACCACAGCCTCCATACCAAGCACCGACTTATAACCGGCGGTGTCTTTCAGTATCTGTTTAACGCCTTCGACGCCGAGTTTCCATGTCTCTGCTGTCCAGTTATCCGGATGCATACCCAGCCCGTTGTCTGGATCACGGCTCCCCAGCCCGGCGCAGACAGCGCCTCCACCGCACCGTTCGGCAGCCTCGACGTTTTCGGTAACATGTCTGATGACTTTTTTTCGTATGGTGCTGTCCGGATGGATCAAGTTATCGGCAGTCATGTGGTCGAAAAAATCGACATCGTACTCTTTAAGAGCCGCTTTGAGCTCTGCGATCTCCGAATCTGAAGCGTCGAGCCATTTATTATGGCTGCCCAGATGGTTTGAGACACCGGCCGCGGTATATCCCTGATCCCGGATGCTCTTGACAGCTTCCGTTATGCTCTTGTCTGTCGGGTACCAGAGGCGTGTGGCTCTCGAGCTGCAGGCAAGACGGATGGGTGTCGGTCCGGGTTTCAGGTCCCGCACAAGGTTTCTATCCGGTCCGCGGGACCACAGGTTCCCTTCCCATGCTTTACTTCGTGAAAGCGCCGGTCCCTTTTTCGTATTTTGATTAAAAGCCGGTCCTGCTCCCGCAAATAATCCGGTCGACACCGCTCCAGCCGTCAGAGCCTTACGCCGCGTCATCCCGTGCGTCATGTGATTACTCCTACTTTTTCTTCTGTTCTTCCCAGAGTTGATGGTAGCTGACCAGCTTTATTCCCTTTTTGAGAATGATGGATTTCACCTCGATACTGCAAAGAGCATCCAGTTCTGCCGCCCTGTGCTTGCCGACGCCTCCTCCGGGGAATATATCCGGGGGATCTGCATGGATGAGCGCATCATCTTCCGGGGAATCTATCGCTATGTGATCGACAATTATATATAAACCCGGTTCTTTGATTGCGTCAAGCTGCTTAACCAGTGTTTGTGTCTTCTCGTTTTCCGGTGTCAAATATATTCCAGGGATACGCTTTTCTCCAAATCCCATTGAAACAGGAAGATTATATTCACTTGCCAATTTTTCCTTAATTTTCTGGTCAACTCCGCTGTAATGGCTGTCGAGATACTGTACATTTATTCCTCTTTTGAGTGCCAGCTCGATCTGAGCGCGCAGTTCTGCTTCCATTTCATCAAGTTTAGGATTGTTTGCCGCAAGCGCTCCAGGGGTCTGGAAAAGAAATCCGTCCTCATCCACCAGGGAAGAAACCTTATCCCACGGAAGCACAGGTCTCCACCGGTATCCCATCCATTCTCCCATGAGGCAGAGGTGAACCCCTACACACCACCCGGGATTCTTTTTGGCGAGTTCTGCAGCAGCCTCAAACCATGGTGCAGGCACTTGTATTGCACCGCTTGTCAATATACCATGGTTAAAAGCCCTCTCAAATGCCACCAGTGAGCCCTGGGTCATGCCCATATCATCTCCTCGAACAATGAGCCGTATTTCCCCTGCAGGTTTAGTCTGAGTGGCTTTTGCCTGAGAAAATGCATAACCCGGCATCATAATCACCATCATGCACAAAAAAACAAAAACAGCGAGCGCTTTGTCAGTAACTTTTTTCATCATACACCCCTTTTTTAAATGGATATTTCGATAAACAGTAGTGCCCGCAAACTGGGTAGAAATTCTTTGCATATAATAACTTCTTTCTATTATAGATGTCAATACTTTTATAGTTTAATGTTTTTAATTCAAGCAAATGACGATGTATTCTCCTGATGTAACAATATCTGGATACAGATGACTATAGAGCGTCGGGCCGAAAATGGCGAGAATATACCGGTCAGGACCTCCTGCACAAAAGTGGCTTTCGACTGGAACAACGATGCTTATTGTGTGAGACTATCTGACGATTCAACGGTACTGCTGCATTCACGGGATCGTGGCGCGACTTTTACTGCATGGACGATACTGGGCACAGGCAGTTTCGACATTGAATAGTTTACCGACCACAAGCAAACGGACGGGCTGCCGTTATGAGCGCGATTCGTGAGTTACAACTGATTTCATTACTCTGTTACAGGTACAGCCCGGTTTCATCGTTTCACGTTTGATCACATTGTCTACAGTTAAACTTCCCGTATCTTTCCTGGTCAGGTGCACAAATATAGAATACAGATTAAGCAGCCAGAAAGCCAACAAATTCTTCAGAAAAATTACTCGTATTTGGTTTAATGTATGCAAGACACTGACTCACAATTTCTGCATCTGAAGTCTTAGCAAAATCATAGATTAATTCCAGATTCCTTCTTGAGCCTGGCAAATTTGAATTATCAGGTAAGAAATCTGTTGCATACAGGATTTTCTCTTCTTGCTTCTTATGCGCGAAGCATCTTTTTAACATTTATGATAATAGATTCAGCATGTATTCTTTTTTACGCCGAAGGTTTCCGTATGATGGCCTGTGTCACGGGCGGTATGGTACTTGTTTTCCCGTGAAGACATAGGATATGTAGGTTCTTTATTATCAGTCATTTTCGATAAAGAAAGCTCTCGATTTGGTGCTGTTTTCTCTGAAATGTTTAATTTTTTCATATTCTTCCGAAAAAAAACATTTTTTGGCTTCTTCCATTGATTCAAATGCTATGATTATAGACCTTTCTGGCTTGTTGCCAATAAATGGTACTATCTTATTGCTTCGTGCAATATACTCACCATTATGTGCGTGAATTATTCTTACAACCTGTTTGATATAATTATCATACATTTCATGATCAAAGATTTCTTCAATAATTACGACAAATACTGTCTTCTTCATTTTTTATGCTCCTTAAAAAAGTGTTGTGATAAACACCATTTACATGTCCTTGACAGCAACAATACAACAAATTTCGTCATGGCGCGTGAAAAAGACACTTTTTCACCGCCCTCCTAAAATGCTTTATCAATAATAAAGGGAACCTGTAATAATTATTTTTGTGGTGAACGAATTATAAAAGTTGTATTTATTTCTCAAACCCCCATTCCTGCCCTTCGGGCATTCTTCCCCCGACCGGGGGCTGGATACCACTGTGGCGCACGACTTCCCTTGCCCCTGAGGGACACGAAACGAAGCGTAGAGCCGCGAAGCGCAAGGGAATGAGGGAAAGGGGGCTGTAGTATAAACCAGAATGCCTTGTCAAATACCTTTCTTGATAAATAGAGAAGCCCTTAGTTCTTTAATAAATAAATATTCTTTTTAAAACAACTGTTTTTGACGCACGCTATTTCAATCCCTGAAAACACTGAATTTTTCAGAGATTCTTTGTTGCCGTTTGGGAAAGGTTTTTGATGTAGCGGTTTTTCTGCGATATGGTGATAGAATAAAACACGCTCGCTCCAACTTCTGACAAATCGTTACACCGGGCCGATAGTTGTGTTTACGGTCGCTATACGTACCTGCATGTATTAAAATAATCCGGAACCACATTTAAACCGCCGGACGAGATGCAGGTCTTTTTTTAAATCCCGGTATATTTATAAAGAAAAAATCGTTTTTTTATTGACAAGTGAGAATTGGAATAATATTTTCTTTGTTTGTAGCATGATAATTATATTAGTAGCACACAATCATCACACTATTATTATTCGTAACACCGAAGGGAGCGGGAAGATGTCGTCCACTGTTTTGCTGGTTTTGGGTACGTTATTGCACACTTCCATCTGTTCTGCACAGACGGATTCCACAAAGACCTATATTCTTGATGAAATTGTTGTCACTGCAACGAAAACGGAAGCGAAAGCCTCCGACCAGCCGTTCGATGTTGGTGTAGTGACCGAAAAGGAACTCCATGCGATTCCATTCAGCAGTCCCAATGTCGGCGAGGCGATCCGTCACCTTCCGGGTGTGAATGTCGGGTTCGGGAACCGTAACATACCCGCATGGGTTCATCTCAGGGGAGCAGGAATTTTTTCCAGCCGCACTCTCTATCTGGTGGATGAACTACCTTTGTTCCACCCGATGCTCAATATCGCCACCCACCCGTCGAATATGAGCGGTGTGGAGGTTTTGCTTGGACCCTCGTCTTCACTCTACGGCCCGAATGCCGCTGGAGGCGCGCTGAATGTCAAATCAAAGTCTGGAGTTAATAATCAAGGTGTAAATGTCAATATGGGGTTGGGATCGTTCGGAACAACACGGCCTTCTGTCTCGATTGGTAAACAAATCCGTAACTGGGATGTGTACGTATCTTTCGCTCAAGACAAATCAGATGGATGGAAGCTGTTTTCCTTAGATAAAGCGCGCTACTTACACCAAGCGCTCCTTGCACTGGAAAAAACCGGTGGTACCGGGTATTACAGCAGCGTATCCATTGATGACAACTCGTATACGAACAATTATACGTATGGGAGAGTGGGATATCATAATCCTGAAAAGGGGTACGGTTTTACAGCGGGTCTCCATTATATGGGGATGGATTACTACCCCGGCGCAAAGAACAAGACGGACGATGAGAAACGTATGGTTGGTACCGGAAAACTATATACACCAATTTCGAACATTGGTTTTGCTACATTTCGGTTCGGGTACCAGGAGATCAGCTATGAAGGGGTGAAGAGCACGACGGGTATGATTTCGGTAGCAGATTCGCTCATCAACGGCCGGTTCGTGTATGCGGAAAAAGACAAGAACAACAGCTATGTCTACGATCCGACCGTCACCCGGTCGAGCGATTCGAAACAGACCCGCGTTCCGCTCGATTTTCAGACTGACTGGTTCTTCATCCCCAACAACATGCTCACCGCAGGGCTCGGATATATCAAGGACACCGCCGATCAGCAAACATACGGTGTCAGCAAAAACGTCGTAGCAACAACTCCGACTTCTGATACGGTGTATGATGTCCTGCAATCCTCGTTTTACCTTCAGGACCAGTATAAGATGCTGAACAACCGTCTTGTTTTCCTTGCCGGTTTCCGTTATGATTCCTGGGAATACACGAATATTTACGATCTTACTTCCACCGACCAACATCCCGGTGATATTACAAAAAACACGAATACCTATCGCGCGGGAGTCAAATACTTACTCTCCAAACAGTTCTCCGTACGCGCTTCCGGAGGGACAGCGTTCTATCCGGGGATGGCATCCTTTTTCTTCAAGAACTCCCGTAGCGGATCGACCTGGTCCGAACCAAATCCTGATCTGAAGCCGGAACGCACAAAAATGGTGGATGCAGGTTTGGATTATACGGACCAAGCGCGTGGAATTCAGGCATCCATTACCCCGTACATCGGACGTATAAGCGATTTTATGACCTATCGTTACGACCAGCATCCCGACAGCGTGAACATCCAGATCGTCCGCCGGTATAACGCCGGCGCGGTGAACATCCGCGGAGTCGAACTCGGTTTCAGGCAGGCGGTCACTCGCGAAGTGAACTATTATGTGAACTATACGTATAACCACTCCCGTATCGACGATGCGGTTGATGATCCGACCACAAAAACCGTGGACGAACGTATCCAGCAGGGGAAACAGCTGGCGAACGCCCCCGATCACTCCTTCAACTTCGGAATCACATACGACAAGCCGTCCCTGGTAGGTGCGACACTCTCGGGACGTTATGTTTCGGAACGGTTTTATAACGATGAAATCCAGCGGAGGACCATCGATTATTTCAAGATGGACCCGTATTTCGTCATGGATGTGAAAATATGGAAAAACCTCACGTTCTCGTCGCATACGGTTACCGCATCACTCGGTGTGGACAATCTGTTCGACACCGATTATGATGGCGAATTTTATTACACACCCGCCGGGCGGTTCGTTCAGTTCACGGTTGGATATCATTTGAATATGTAACAGTGGTGCCATTCATTTTTCCGCACAGAAGCGGGACGGCTGGAAAAATCGGTCATCCCGCTTTGTTTACATGGATAGGAATCTATGCTTTTCAGGCTTTTGACATCTTTTTTCTCCATCGGGATTCTGACTGTCGTTTCATTTCTGGCAATTGAACTTGCCCCGGGAGACCCGGCGGAACTGATTCTGGGGAATGTATCCACCACCGTTCCCCGTGAAACGGTGGATCATATCCGGGCGTTTTACCACTTCAACCGCCCGCCTCTGATACGTTACCTCGAATGGGTCGGAGATGTCTTCCGGGGAGACTGGGGATACTCTCTCAAGAGCGGAAGGAAAGTAACCGCCGAATTGCTGGACAGGCTCCCGACAACCCTGAAACTTTCCTTCGGATCGATTGTCCTTGCGGTAATAACAGGGGTTATTGTCGGTACCCTGAGCGTATTTCATGAAAACAAACCGCTCGATCATGTAATCCGGTGTATAACTGTTTTTGTCCTTTCACTTCCCTCTTTTCTGATCGGACTCCTGCTCCTGTATGTTTTTTCTTTTCGCGTGAACTGGACGCCACTTTACGGTTCGGGAAATATAGGCGGTCTGATATTACCCGTTCTCGCTCTGGGCATTGCTCAAGGTCTTTACTATGCAAGGTTGCTCAGGAACTCACTCATCGAATCCATCCATCGCGAGTATTTTTTGGCAGCCCTTGCCAAGGGATTACATTATCGAAAAGCTGTCATTCATCATGCCCTGAGGAATGCAATAACACCTCTCGTTTCGGTTATAGGGCTGCGCTTTGCCGGTCTGCTTGGAGGTGTGGTGATTATCGAGACGATCTTTTCGCTGCCCGGAATCGGTAGTTATATATTCGAGGCCATCGCGAGCAGGGACTATACGGTGATTCAGGGATATGTAGTGTGTGTAGGAACAGCCGTAGTGACCATGAATCTTCTGGCGGATCTTGCCCTCCGGCTCATCGACCCGCGAACAACAAAATCAAGGATTCACTGATACATGAATGCTTCGCTCGTTTCGGGAATTTTTATTCTCTTTTTCTTTCTGGCGGTCTGTGTCTTCGGTTTCGCGATTACGCCGTACCCTCCGTCCCTGACCGATTACGGGAATATCTTTCAAAATCCGTCCATCCACCATCTTTGCGGCACCGATCATCTCGGCAGGGATGTGCTGAGCCGTCTGCTCATCGGAACGAGAACGACCCTCGTCCTCGCGATCGGTATTGCGCTCATCAACATCCTCATCGCTCTGTTTGTTGGGTCTGCTTCCGGATTCTTCGGGGGAAAGCTCGACACGTTCATCATGCGGCTGGTGGACAGTCTTATCGCCTTGCCGGGCTTTCTTCTGGCAATCTGTTTTCTCGGCATATTCGGGGGAGGTGTAAAAAACCTTGTGGTGTTCCTCGTTCTTACCGGATGGGCGGGGCTGTCGAGAATAATCCGCAACGAGGTAATCGTCGTCAAGAACATGGATTTCATCATTTCCAACATTTCTCTCGGCTTCGGCACATTCCGAATCATCCGGAGACATATTCTTCCCCATATCATACCCTCGCTTCTCATCATTTTCATTATGACGATGACAGGAGAGTTGTTCTCTATCGTCTCATTGAGCTTCCTCGGTCTGGGTATTTCACCCCAGATACCCGAGTGGGGAGCCATTCTGAATGACGCTCGTCCGTATTTCCTGTCCTCACCCGGACTCCTCGTTTTCCCGACACTTTTCGTTTTTTTCGCGGTTCTCGGACTCCACTTTCTTGCCGACGGTGTACGGGAATACATGGACAGAAAAAAGATTCTCATCGAGATGGAAGAAAACGGCCGCTTGTTCCGTGTCGATGAAGCCCCCATCGGAGACTCCCAATGAACCTTCGCGTTCCTTGCGCCCTCGCCCTCGCGTTTCTCTGTGTCTTTGGAGCCTGTTCGCCTCATTCTGAAAAGGGGAACCGGCTCGTTATCGGCGTCGGCGGCTCGCTCAATCTGGGAACGAACAATCCCGTATACATCCAGAGGAACGCCAATGTCTGGGAAACGTTTTCCCGGCTTGACGATTCCTATAAACCGCAGCCGCTCCTCGCGGAATCATGGAGTTCCGGGGAGAACGGGACCGTGTGGACGATGCGTCTGCGCCGGGATGTCGTGTTTCATAACGGCGACTCATTAGATGCCTCACTTGCCATTGCCAATATCCGCCGGTTCAAAGACCACCCCGAATTCGATTACTATGGTGTTTATACGTATCTCGATTCGATATATACTCAGGATAATTATACCATCATCCTTGCATTTTCACGTCCGTGCGTCGATCTCCCCAATAAAATAGGTCATTATTTCAGCGGGATTTTCAGCCCCGAATCGTTCGATGGCGAAGGGAAAATCTCCGCGCCCATAGGGTGCGGCCCCTATGAGTTCGTAAAAAGCGAAACGGGGAAATGCGACATGGTGAAGTCATTCGACCGTTATTTCGGCGGGAAACCCTATTTCGACACAGTCGAATTCCGGATCATCCCCGATCCCCTGGTACGAGTCATGGCGCTCATCCGGGGAGACATCGACATGATCGCTCACCACGGCGGAGTTCTTCCCGAACACCTCAAACTCCTCCGGGGAAATTCAACTGTCGTTGTCGATTCCTGCGATATAGGGGTATCGCATTACCTCCTTTTCAACTGTGCGAGCGAGGCGTTCCGGGACCGTGAAAACAGGGTGGCGTTCTCGCTTCTTCTGAATCGGAAGGAGATGGTTGACTTGATCCTCCGGGGCAAGGGTATTCCCGCACACGATTATTTTGTCGGGTCGATCAGTACATGGGACAGGGCGCGATTCCCGGAAATACCCGACACATCCATGATCGCCTCCGCTTCCGCCATGTTCCGGAACAAACCGATCACCCTTGTTCTCGCGCAGGGCGACGTATCGAACTGGGGGTATAAACAGATAGCGGAATACCTGGCTGATTATTACGGGAAACGGGGCATTGATATATCCATCGTTTCCCTTGAGGGGGGAGCCTGGCAGCGGGCGATACAGAAAGGCGATTATTCATTCACTCTCTATCCGCTGTCCATTCCGACGGGAACCCCGGAGCTCTTCATTCGCGCCCTGGCGTGCTCGCAGGGGCTCAAGGCCAGAAACACCGGCAACAGAACCCATTTTTCCTCGGCGGATGTCGATTCACTCGTGGAAAAAGCGGTAACAGCGCCATCGCTCGCACTCCGGGACAGCCTCTATAACCGGGTTCTTGACATCATGGCCCGCGAACAGCCTGTTGTGCCGTTGTACCATGAGCGGTATTATTATGCATATAAAAAGGGATTGAAGCACATCTCGCTCGATCCGTTTTTAAAACTCGATCTATCACGCATATCACGGTGAATGCATGCTGGAAGTAACTGATCTTTCCGTTTCATTCGTAATGAAGAATGAAACTGTTCGGGCTGTCAGCTCGGTCTCCTTTGCTTTGGGGTATGGGGATAAAACGGCGGTAATTGGGGAAAGCGGGTGCGGAAAGACTGTGCTTGCCCTCGCAATGCTGAATCTGCTGCCTCAAACTGCCCGTGTCGACGGTTCGATCCGATTCAATGGAAAGGAACTCACTCTGGAATCCGAAGCAAGAACCGTGAGAGGCAGGGATATCGGCATGAGCTGGTCCAATGCCGAAAACTATTTCAATCCGATATATACGGTCGGAGAACAGATATCGGAAGCCTATCGTATTCATCACCCGTCAAGGAAAAAAGAGGCACGGGAGAAAACTCTCTCCCTGATGGAGAAATTGAATTTTCCACAGCCGGACAAGGTTTTCCGTTCCTACCCGCACCAGTTGAGCGGAGGGATGAACCAGCGCGCCATGATTGCCATGAGCCTTATAAACGATCCCTCGCTGGTCATTATCGATGAGCCGACCCGGGGATTGGATGATCGCAACCGGGAAATGGTCATGGACACCATACATTCTCTGGGAAATATCTCGATTTTTCTCATCACCCATGATCTTTATCTTGCGGAACGTATTTCGAATTTCATCATGGTTATGCGGCAAGGGATCATCCTCGAAACAGCAGCAAAAGAGGCGTTCTTTTCCTGCCCTCACCATCCGTACTCTATCGATTTGTTGCATTCTGTTCTATAAAAAACGCTTAAACCGGCCGGAGCCATGACCGAACATCAGTGCATCATCGAGACCAGAAACCTCAGCGTTTTTCATTTTTCGGGCGCTGTACTCACCAAAAAACACTATGTGGTGAAGAATTTCACCATGCATATTCATCACGGGGAAATCATCGGTCTGTCCGGCGAGAGCGGCTGCGGCAAGTCCACGCTCGGCAAGTCTATCCTCAATCTCATCCCGACCTGGGAGGGCGATATATACTGGAACGGTATAAATATCCGAAACAATGACCTTCGTCCGTACAGGCGCAATTACGGCTGGATGAGCCAGGAACCGTTTCTCATATTCAATCCGCGCCGTAAAATAATCGACTCGCTCGCGGAGACGCTCCTCGTTCATCATATGGCATATACCACCGATGAAACAATAACCGTTCTCGAACCTTTTCTGCGGAACATGTCCCTGGATAAAAATCTTCTCTCCCGGTATCCCTTCGAATTGAG from bacterium includes:
- a CDS encoding ATP-binding cassette domain-containing protein is translated as MTEHQCIIETRNLSVFHFSGAVLTKKHYVVKNFTMHIHHGEIIGLSGESGCGKSTLGKSILNLIPTWEGDIYWNGINIRNNDLRPYRRNYGWMSQEPFLIFNPRRKIIDSLAETLLVHHMAYTTDETITVLEPFLRNMSLDKNLLSRYPFELSGGQIQRLSLLRVLSLQPRFVVLDEPTSSLDPISQKQIVELIMHYHSVFNMGILWISHSVRFLEKNAHTIHRLD
- a CDS encoding ABC transporter substrate-binding protein; the encoded protein is MNLRVPCALALAFLCVFGACSPHSEKGNRLVIGVGGSLNLGTNNPVYIQRNANVWETFSRLDDSYKPQPLLAESWSSGENGTVWTMRLRRDVVFHNGDSLDASLAIANIRRFKDHPEFDYYGVYTYLDSIYTQDNYTIILAFSRPCVDLPNKIGHYFSGIFSPESFDGEGKISAPIGCGPYEFVKSETGKCDMVKSFDRYFGGKPYFDTVEFRIIPDPLVRVMALIRGDIDMIAHHGGVLPEHLKLLRGNSTVVVDSCDIGVSHYLLFNCASEAFRDRENRVAFSLLLNRKEMVDLILRGKGIPAHDYFVGSISTWDRARFPEIPDTSMIASASAMFRNKPITLVLAQGDVSNWGYKQIAEYLADYYGKRGIDISIVSLEGGAWQRAIQKGDYSFTLYPLSIPTGTPELFIRALACSQGLKARNTGNRTHFSSADVDSLVEKAVTAPSLALRDSLYNRVLDIMAREQPVVPLYHERYYYAYKKGLKHISLDPFLKLDLSRISR
- a CDS encoding ABC transporter ATP-binding protein, with product MLEVTDLSVSFVMKNETVRAVSSVSFALGYGDKTAVIGESGCGKTVLALAMLNLLPQTARVDGSIRFNGKELTLESEARTVRGRDIGMSWSNAENYFNPIYTVGEQISEAYRIHHPSRKKEAREKTLSLMEKLNFPQPDKVFRSYPHQLSGGMNQRAMIAMSLINDPSLVIIDEPTRGLDDRNREMVMDTIHSLGNISIFLITHDLYLAERISNFIMVMRQGIILETAAKEAFFSCPHHPYSIDLLHSVL